The stretch of DNA TGGACCAACAGAAGATGCTGTGAAGGCTTTATTAGAATATGTGATTGTAATAGCAGTACTAGTCATATATTCGCCACTTAATATTACAGATTACTGTTTAAAATACTAGGTATTTAAATGAAGGATTTTTAGCAACTTTCCAGTCTTCACATAAGAAAGTTTCTCTGTGCCACTTTGATTCCAAAGCTGAATATTTGAGTCTTATTGGATTGATTTCTTTGTATTCATTGCTATGTTTAATGAAAGAGTTTATGCTATGATTTTACAGGAGATGATTAAGGGTTCTGCACTTTGTGATCTCCCATGACTTTTCCTTCCTCGTATGGGATTCATGCTGGCTACATTCTCGAGAAATTTATAGCAAATTTGCGCCACCATTTAAATTCGAAGGTTAGTCTCAAATGTGAGGTGCTTCAAACAAACAATATCAAAGCTGAGGAAACATTGTGAAAGGATATAAACTGATGTTTCAGTCTTATATTGACTAACTTGGTGAGgaaacaaaattcatattaatattaAGGACAAGTAGTAGAAAGAGATAGATATAACCTggttattttcttttgaatgcTACACAAGCTTGGAATTTTACTGTTCTTAATTTTACTTTGGGAAATACATGGCTTCCTGATCTAGATATACCTTACACTGAAGGATTATTGAAATAGATATAGGTAAGTAGAAgtttatgtttgaaaatgtataattttggttcattttgtttttgttagatGTGATGTTAGATactatatgattttttattttaaaggaaAACCATCCAAAAAGGATGACAATCTTAAATGCTTAATGATAATTTAGGTCTTGATATGTATGTTTGTACAAGTTTTTAGAAACAATATATTGCAATGTAATTAGGTTTGTTCCACAGTTATTGTGAAATTTAAGTGCAGTCTTTATTTTACTTCAACGGTGTGTGTGAAGTTGCAATATGTCTCTATAAGTGAAAGACACTTGACATAAAGATATAGCGATTGGTACATACAAGTATGAAAAAGGGGTGCTCAAATAAGTGTGTGATCCTCTACACCGTACAACAATTGCTACACCGGACAACAATCATAGAGGACTCAGGTCTTACCTAGAAGGGGTTAGTCTGAAAAtgatagaaatatttatttgtagagACTAAAACGTCTGTATTTATAGAGGTAAAAAACATGTTTAAAGTTAAACCTTTATAATTTTGAGTAAAGTCAGTTTGGTCTTTGAATCTATCCAATATGTCACTATAGTATTAGTTCttgaatttatcaaaattatgaaattatccTCAAATGTGTTTTTTGTTAGTTAGATTAGTCATCTCCTTTAAAAAAGTTAGATTAGTCTTCAATTCAAATGTGtcttttgttaattaatttgattctCAAAGGTATTTCAtggtagtattttttttctaataaatttatttaatcactttGATCCATGAAATTACAAACAAAAGATATATacttaaaagatatttttttcctttgcGTTACATTCAGAAATtagtttgatgcaaaatcaatgtttactctttattttatttataaataaaataaaaagtttaataatacaaagtaaaataatggaaaatgagaaaaatataacaaaaaatgtgATGACATTTCTAACAAAGGAAGCTTTTTGCATCTTATGGCTGCTGACCTGCTGTCAAATAACAGACTTAAAAGGTGCATCTGATGCAGGAATTCATTTATCTCCTTGAAGAAAAGCCTTAATTGAAAATTTACTTGCTTGTTTACTCaatcaacatatattcaactgcatctctatatttttttactaatttcaattttaatttaaatattatcgttttttaaataaataaaaagaaagaaaatcttCTATTTTGTTTCCCTTTTATTTCTTCTACACCTTAGTGATGCCTTctgttttgatatttttttttccatgttATTTCTGATTTTGacatgtatttttttgtttttataccTTCTGCTTTCATTGATTTTTTTCCTTTGCAAATCTGCTATCTGAAGGAGTAAAGAAGCAAAATTTTGTTGCCATGTATTACTTTAGGAAGTTTGCTTGGAAGTCAAATTTATATCTTTGTTAAAAATCTTCCCTTAAGTAGTCCATATTGATTGTTACTTCTTTTCTATATTTATGATTGTTTACATTGGAGTAATAATCATTGCAATTTGAATGTTCTCAAGGGGACTTAATTCATGTCCTATAAAATCATTGCTCTCAATATAAAATTGTTTGGTTAGTTCTTTACTAGTGTCTTGAAATAACTTTTAACATGCATctcttgtcaatttttttttgtagaacGTCAACCTGGATGGTCATGATAACATTATAGACTCTAAGGTGAAAGGGAGTTTTGATTCTATTCCTCCGTCTTTAGTTTCAAACAACGATGTGTTGCCGCCTAAGTGTAAAAATAGATCGGAAGTATGAAATCATTTTACCCCACAATAAGACAAAAAAAGATCAGCAAAATGCAATTATTGTGGTCGGCCGATCCAATACAGTAGTGGAACAAACACGATGCAAGCCCATTTGACAAGATGTGAAGATTATCCAGAAAATGTGGCGAATAGAGAGCATGAGTTAGCTTCATGTTCAATGGCAAGTAGAGAAGTTGTTAGTTCATCCCCTTTTTTCTCAAATCTGGCCAAGAAGTAAGTCAAGTTGACTTGATGAACATGTTTGTAGCCATGGAAATCCAGTTTCGACAAGTGGAACATCCATATTTTCATAAGTTTGCTAATCGTTTTCTACCAATGTTTAACTTTCCGTCACGCGCTACATTAGCATGTCATATTTAAAAGCAATTGGATTCAAAAAACAAGgttgaataatattttgtcaCAACATTATTATCGAGTATGTCTCACCACCGACACTTGGACATCCACCAAAGACTTTAATTACATGTGTCTCAGAGCTCATTTCGTTGACAACTATTGAAAGTCGCATAAGaggattttaaattttcttcaagTAACTAACTACACGAGAGAAATAATGGCCAAAACAGTTAAACAATGCTTGAATGGTTCAGAATTAGGTCGTGTGCTTTGTGTGACAGAGGATAAACATCTTTAAATGATGTTGGAGTTCCACATGTCAAACGATGGCTTCTAGCGCAAAATGGTCTAGTTTTGAACAAACAGTACCTTCACATGCGATGTTGTGCACACATATTAAATCTTATTGTGAAGAATGGAATGAGCTTAATGAATGATTCTATTTTGAGAATTCGTGGAGCTGTGAAGTATGTTATACGTTCCCCTTCGAGGTTTGATAGATTTAAGAAATGTATTGATCCtgagttaaattataaaggttatgttggattagattgtaaGACTCGGTGGAACTCAACATACACAATGTTGAATGTTGCTTTGAAACATGAAAAGACATTTTCTTAGTTTGAATTCAAATACCAGAAATATGTTAATGAAGTGAGTAAGGAAAAATGTGTGCCTACACCTAAATATTGGGAGCATGTTACCTTAGTTTTTCCATTCCTGAAGTTATTTCATGAAGCTACACTACGCGCTTCAGGATCTTTTTATTTAACAAGCAACTTGTATATGTTTGAGGTTTTCGATGTCGAGATGAAAATTGCTTAAATGTGTAATAATGAAGATGAAAACGTCAAATCAATGGCTAAAAAGATGAAGGCAAAATACGAGAAATAGTGGGGAGATACTATGTGTATGAATATGTTGTTGTTGATTGCCATGGTTTTAGACTATCGACGAAAAGTAAAACTTGTGATATAGATTCATGTTTGAAGTCTATCAATTAGGAGTATTCTGGTAGGGTGGTGTCTCCTCtaagtaattattttaatttgtcagGTGTTTTTAATGAAGTTGGTGATCCTTATGATTGTTTTGAATTCTACAAACCAGACAAGTACAGTACACCAGAATCTGAATTAGGAGAGTACATAGATGAACATGTACTGGTTATACCTATATCCACTGTAGCCTCTGAATCTACTTTTAGTATTAGAGGAATAGTACTTGATCTTTATCGTAGCTTTTTGACATCGGTTACTTTGGAAGCTCTTATTTGTACCCAAGATTGGCTCGACGAAGCATCTTTATCATTTATTACTAGTGATGATCTTGAAAATATTGAGCAAATTGAGCAAGGTAAGATACATAAAGGTATATTTAACAATGTGTTATTACTTATTATATTATTACCTGGTACATAATGAAAtgtctttgtttttattttgcagAAATACTTTCTTCCCAAGATGTTGGTAGTTTTCGGCACCTGTATCATGCATTGcaaaactatttaaattttcaattattgttCGAATGATTGTTAAACTCCTAGATAAATATGCGTACGTATAAGGTTTGATGTCAACATcaatttagattattataagTACACAAATGTTGTCTTTGGCAGGTGGCCTAAACATTAGAATTTCAATGTGCAATGAGAAGGGTATTGTtgtagtttttgaaatttaatttatgttgtaGTTTTAAAGTTTATCATTTAACAGTTGaaacttaattgtagttttcattatcaaagaaggaaaatgtgtttttaaaatttatcatttaagtGTTGAAACTTATGTGTTTTCCAACAAATTCACTATTTATTGACTCAAaatcacttaaaaaaattagtttgttacaaatattacaattaaactGGTTTtagaactatttaaaaaaaaaatcacttcaaaactgattttaaaaccaatcttttaaaaaattcattgaaaaatcgattttaaacaATTCagtaaaaatcaatttgaaactggtttaaacatattaattcgatttataattataaagtgctttttaaaaattgaacaacATTATTAATGTGGTGCAATGCAGTTTGGTTTTTGGACCATGAACACTCTATTAGTAATGATCGACCAACATAGTGAGAAATGCGTCCAACATAGTGagaaattgcatgacaaacatcGAAGAAGCAACACGACTCTAACAAAATGAAGTCATGGTCGACCAACATAGTGAGAAATGCGTCCAAATCAGAAGAGATAATGATTGTTTGAACAAGAACGCGTATTTCTATTGATCAAAATTGGAAAGTAAGGGCATATCTTAAAATGCGAGGACCGAGATAGACCGACTAAGTAGTAACTAGACCGGCGCTGGAATGCATCTTCACGCGTTGTGGAGACGTCAACACGTGAGATCTAGTCACAAGAGAGTGTAGCGATGCCTGAGAGTGCGTGTGACGACTTTTGGCGACACGTTTTCGAGCGTGGGCCGATCTAGATAGAACGAAGTTGATGGATATATTGTTCTCTGGAAAAGTTGTCGGAAACAAGGGTGATGATGGTGTCAGCTGCGGATCTGGATGGAAAATGTTGAAACGAGTGTCGGAAAAGGGTCGACAAAAACAAATAACGGTTGTTTAAGAGGCTCACTGAAAAAGTTGGAAAAGTATGAAACTCACCAAAAAATCACATCAAAAAAGAGAAAACTATGATTTCATTTGCAAACTTTTGGGAACTCAGAGTGGAATAATGTCGAAACAACTCAAGAAAGATCAAAAtaagctctagataccatgttgaagttgtagaattttatagaaaaatatgagagaaaataataagggtttgaatattattaataataactttattataaaagattcaataataatatctatttataaagaactcaatcctaaatcagcaacaaatcataataataaaatataacatcataaaatagagagattgtaattaagtaaaacaaaatataagcaaacaaatcaaaaaataaaataaaagaagatcCATACTATAAAATAACATCATAAAAGGAAACAGatcagaaaataaaataaaagaagatcCATACTATAAAATAACATCATAAAAGGaaacaaatcaaaaaaataaaataaaagaagattcatactataaaataacatctaaaaaataatatctttggATTCTCTAACAGTAATTATAACTattctttatataaaaaaaaatattttattttagatttaagattagGTGATCATTTTCGtgatacatttataaatataaattcttCATGATAGTCTTGTAAGTACAAATTCAGATAATAAAAGACTACAAGAACATTTTGTGTTGAAatgtaaaatcaatatatatgaatattccGCTAAACTCttaagaattaaaaatcattaaaaaaatatgggtGATAAGATTCCAACTTAATTATTCTTAGTCCATAATTGGATCTAACTTTGGCGTATTAGATTTTAAATTATCAGCTACGCGAATCAAGACACACTAAAAACAACTACAGTTGGAGAgtgtgattaattattttttttctataatagaATATGCACCCTTTGTATTGGTACTTCTTTGTTAATATTGATAACATTCATGAATGAAACAAGAATATGGAAAAGCGtaataatttcttaaaataCGGTCTACAGATCTTAACAAACCACGAGAGGCCACCTagcatataaaattattaataaaatgtgaCTATCCATTGCTATAAATTAAGCTCCTTTTCACAATCAAACATACTGTTCCTTTCCTCCTTTacctttctttcattttctcacAGATATCATGGCAAGTTCAAGTCCTGCAGTCAACAGAAGGTAAcaaaaatttcttcaacaaaattttgaagTTGATTTACAAGTAAATTAGTGAAATAGAttgaatgttttgtttgatTGTTTGCAGATTGGAAGGAAAAGTGGCTTTGATAACCGGAGGAGCTAGTGGAATTGGAAAACGCACCGCTGAAATATTCGCCGAACAAGGAGCGAAAGTAGTGATTGCAGACATCCAAGATGAAGTTGGACATTCGGTTGTTGAATCCATAGGAGCATCAACATGTTTCTATGTACACTGCGATGTTACCGACGAGAACCAAGTAAAAAACGCCGTGGATAAAACCGTAGAAACATACGGAAAACTCGACATCATGTTCAACAATGCTGGCATAGGTGGCCCCAACAACGCTAGAATAATCGACAATGATAAAGCAGATTTCGAACGTGTTTTAAGTGTGAATGTTACAGGTGTTTTTGTGGGGATCAAGCACGCAGCACAAGCCATGATTCCAGCTCGCACAGGTAGCATCATAAGTACTTCTAGTGTAAGCTCTTATGTTGGTGGTGCCGCCTCACATGCTTATACTTGCGCTAAGCATGCTGTTGTTGGTTTAACAAAAAATGCGGCAGTTGAACTTGGACAATTTGGGATTAGGGTTAATTGTTTGTCTCCTTACGGTTGTGCAACTCCTTTGGCTACACAATTTATTGGATGTGATGATCATGTCTTTGAAAATGTCATGAGCG from Cicer arietinum cultivar CDC Frontier isolate Library 1 chromosome 3, Cicar.CDCFrontier_v2.0, whole genome shotgun sequence encodes:
- the LOC101496081 gene encoding secoisolariciresinol dehydrogenase-like translates to MASSSPAVNRRLEGKVALITGGASGIGKRTAEIFAEQGAKVVIADIQDEVGHSVVESIGASTCFYVHCDVTDENQVKNAVDKTVETYGKLDIMFNNAGIGGPNNARIIDNDKADFERVLSVNVTGVFVGIKHAAQAMIPARTGSIISTSSVSSYVGGAASHAYTCAKHAVVGLTKNAAVELGQFGIRVNCLSPYGCATPLATQFIGCDDHVFENVMSGFANLKGVTFKTDDVANAALFFASDDSKYISGHNLLIDGGFSIVNPSFNMFQYSES